The Fructilactobacillus myrtifloralis genome contains a region encoding:
- a CDS encoding MFS transporter, translating to MAKMKRFKFSDLVRGTYSPMMRFSLLAVSLVLASSLSVSAAVPQWQKAFPGHSYSAIEIIATMPSLAVIIMLLLSNWIAKYMKPKRTVLVGLGISGVFGIIPLVATNYYVVLLSRFCFGIGLGLINGLAVSLIGTFFEGKLKDRLMGYRSGFEMLGNAICAYIAGALLVDYGWHSSFLVYALAFPVAVLFYYFVPEPKEEPKMEVDKRSPRLNPDVVFWTMLLAAYQVTYVGATVRLSSFIENTHIGTIDQSAMIISIAPFFGLMGGIMFGNALSAFRKFMLPFALIATGVSQLIVGLAHSFFTAALGMFLVTMLDTMVVTYILNVATEISPKGTLNVTTSILLIGSNVGIFLAPVVLGSINQVFSSNSPRLAFWVSGIGLLIMGGIGIYDLLFIRHKLFR from the coding sequence ATGGCAAAGATGAAACGGTTCAAATTTTCAGATTTGGTACGGGGGACGTATTCGCCAATGATGCGGTTCTCGTTGTTAGCAGTTTCACTGGTCCTCGCGAGTTCGTTATCAGTATCGGCAGCGGTGCCCCAGTGGCAGAAGGCCTTTCCGGGTCATTCGTATTCTGCCATTGAGATTATTGCCACGATGCCCTCCCTAGCAGTGATCATCATGTTGCTGTTGAGTAACTGGATTGCAAAGTACATGAAGCCCAAACGCACGGTTTTAGTTGGGCTCGGAATTAGTGGGGTGTTTGGGATCATCCCGCTGGTAGCGACCAACTACTACGTGGTGCTCTTGTCTCGGTTCTGCTTTGGAATCGGGCTCGGGTTGATCAATGGCCTTGCGGTTAGTTTGATTGGAACCTTCTTTGAAGGGAAACTGAAGGACCGCCTCATGGGGTATCGAAGCGGGTTTGAAATGCTCGGGAATGCAATTTGTGCCTACATTGCCGGGGCCCTGTTAGTTGATTATGGTTGGCACAGTTCGTTTCTCGTGTACGCCCTGGCCTTTCCGGTAGCAGTGCTGTTCTATTACTTTGTTCCAGAACCCAAGGAAGAGCCCAAAATGGAAGTAGATAAGCGGTCACCGCGGCTCAATCCGGACGTTGTGTTTTGGACGATGTTGCTAGCTGCCTATCAAGTAACGTACGTGGGAGCGACGGTTCGGCTGTCATCGTTTATTGAAAATACTCACATCGGAACGATTGATCAGTCGGCCATGATCATCAGTATTGCCCCATTCTTTGGACTGATGGGGGGGATTATGTTTGGGAACGCCCTGAGTGCCTTTCGGAAGTTCATGTTGCCATTTGCCCTGATTGCCACGGGAGTTAGCCAGTTAATCGTTGGCTTAGCGCACAGCTTCTTTACGGCGGCGTTAGGAATGTTCTTGGTAACGATGCTGGACACGATGGTAGTGACCTATATCTTGAACGTGGCAACGGAGATCTCGCCCAAGGGAACCTTGAACGTCACCACGTCAATCCTGTTAATTGGGAGTAACGTCGGGATTTTCCTGGCTCCCGTGGTCTTAGGTAGTATCAATCAGGTCTTTAGTTCCAACAGTCCTCGGTTGGCCTTCTGGGTCTCTGGGATTGGCCTGTTAATTATGGGGGGAATCGGGATTTACGATCTCCTCTTCATTCGCCACAAGCTGTTTCGCTAA
- a CDS encoding DUF4097 family beta strand repeat-containing protein — MYKKTLGLAILGLALAAVPAVLTTPSSLAASSQTQKVKNTAQLDTLEVNVPAQVTVKSGTEFTVQSNFAGQQKPEVSKNGDHIEVTFKDQKRWDAIKNNHKSKDKVVITLPKIAKPKTVKINSGALNFKTPTAIQNFQATSNGSNLTLNQAHFKATKLESANGDVRSNDSELGKTTVKSASGDVHFKNTKTQAIQVESGSGDVAFEKVDADRPVKINSSAGDIALNQTNLTKVTLNSGSGEIETHDLIAKDLTLNSGSGDVTMTSQKPVAYDRLKLNSESGDVQIKNAKINHSSINTDGGDLNLQHVSIKHKEDQNN, encoded by the coding sequence ATGTACAAAAAAACCCTCGGGCTGGCCATCCTCGGTCTCGCCCTGGCGGCCGTGCCCGCCGTTCTGACCACGCCTTCATCACTGGCGGCCAGCTCGCAGACCCAAAAAGTCAAAAATACCGCCCAACTGGATACCTTAGAGGTCAACGTGCCGGCACAGGTTACCGTAAAATCAGGAACCGAATTTACCGTGCAATCAAACTTTGCGGGACAACAAAAACCCGAAGTTAGTAAAAACGGCGATCACATCGAAGTCACCTTTAAGGACCAGAAGCGTTGGGATGCCATCAAAAACAACCACAAGAGCAAGGACAAGGTGGTAATTACCCTACCCAAGATTGCAAAGCCGAAGACTGTCAAGATTAACTCCGGCGCTCTGAACTTTAAGACCCCGACGGCCATTCAGAACTTCCAAGCTACCAGTAACGGAAGCAATCTGACGCTGAACCAAGCACACTTCAAAGCAACCAAGCTAGAAAGTGCCAACGGGGACGTGCGAAGTAACGACAGCGAACTCGGAAAAACTACGGTTAAGTCCGCAAGCGGAGACGTCCACTTCAAAAACACCAAGACGCAGGCCATTCAGGTGGAATCCGGTAGTGGCGACGTTGCCTTTGAAAAGGTTGATGCCGACCGCCCCGTTAAGATTAACAGTAGCGCGGGCGATATTGCCCTGAACCAAACCAACTTAACCAAGGTCACACTGAACTCCGGTAGCGGAGAGATTGAAACCCACGATCTAATCGCCAAGGACCTCACGCTAAACAGCGGTTCCGGTGACGTCACCATGACGAGCCAGAAACCAGTTGCCTATGACCGGTTAAAACTGAACAGTGAATCCGGTGACGTGCAGATTAAAAATGCCAAGATTAACCACAGTAGCATTAATACCGACGGTGGCGATTTGAACTTACAACACGTGTCCATCAAGCACAAAGAAGATCAGAATAACTAA
- a CDS encoding heavy metal translocating P-type ATPase encodes MKPTEHNHDMQHMDHNMNMSSGSGMQMNHGSMNMGSMNHGSMSMDMGGGHMMNMGNFKRRFWISLILAIPILLLSPFMGIILPFQITFPGSNWVVMILSTILFFYGGEPFFSGAKGELKAHSPAMMTLITMGISVAYLYSLYSFVIKTFINPKAHVMDFFWELASLIVIMLLGHWIEMGAVMNAGNALQKMAALLPDTAHLITTGDQTKDVPVSELQTKQVVVVQPGEKIPADGQVVSGSSAVNEALVTGEAKAVTKQPGSKVIGGSVNGDGSLHVEVTATSSDGYLSQVIKLVQQAQKEKSKSETLANRVAGWLFYAALIIGILALVVWTIISGFSVGLERMVTVLVIACPHALGLAVPLVIARSTSIGAQNGLLVRNRQALEEVKHLDYVFMDKTGTLTKGVFQLNDLISTSDLSKQELVNLFADVQANSSHPLATGLVSEAKKQGLTITPATDMQAIQGVGVTGTVNGKFYQIVTAKYLDEHHLHYDRNQFETLAGAGNSVSYLVQDQQVLGLTAQGDVLRPESHRLMQQLQRMHIKPVMLTGDNELAAQRVAHELGDIEYHAELLPQDKEQVIAKTQAQGNDVMMVGDGINDAPSLSRANIGVAIGAGTDVAIDSADVVLVRSNPEDIINFLDLAKATNRKMVENLWWGAGYNIIAMPLAAGILAPIGIILSPAVGAIIMSLSTVIVAVNALTLHLKKEN; translated from the coding sequence ATGAAACCAACAGAGCACAATCACGATATGCAACACATGGATCACAACATGAACATGTCATCGGGGAGTGGTATGCAGATGAACCACGGCTCGATGAACATGGGGTCCATGAACCACGGTTCCATGTCAATGGACATGGGCGGTGGTCACATGATGAACATGGGTAACTTTAAACGGCGGTTTTGGATTTCCCTCATTTTAGCGATTCCGATCCTGTTATTATCACCCTTCATGGGCATCATTTTGCCCTTTCAAATTACATTCCCTGGTTCTAACTGGGTAGTAATGATTCTCTCGACGATACTGTTCTTCTACGGGGGAGAACCGTTCTTCTCTGGTGCCAAGGGGGAACTAAAGGCGCACTCCCCAGCGATGATGACGCTGATTACGATGGGGATTTCAGTAGCCTACCTCTATAGTTTGTACTCGTTTGTCATCAAAACCTTTATTAATCCAAAGGCCCACGTGATGGACTTCTTCTGGGAATTAGCCAGTTTGATTGTGATCATGCTGTTGGGACACTGGATTGAAATGGGTGCGGTGATGAACGCTGGAAACGCGCTTCAAAAAATGGCCGCCTTATTACCAGACACCGCCCACTTAATCACGACGGGTGACCAAACGAAGGACGTGCCGGTGAGCGAACTGCAAACGAAGCAAGTCGTTGTGGTTCAACCAGGAGAAAAGATTCCCGCCGATGGTCAAGTTGTTTCTGGTTCCAGTGCGGTCAACGAAGCCCTGGTAACGGGGGAAGCAAAGGCAGTTACCAAACAACCCGGCAGCAAGGTGATCGGTGGTTCCGTGAACGGGGACGGGAGTTTGCACGTGGAAGTGACGGCCACGAGCAGTGACGGGTATTTGTCCCAGGTGATTAAGTTAGTCCAACAGGCCCAAAAGGAAAAATCAAAGTCCGAAACCCTTGCCAATCGGGTTGCCGGTTGGCTCTTCTATGCGGCTTTAATCATTGGGATTTTAGCCCTGGTAGTGTGGACCATCATCAGCGGCTTTAGCGTGGGGTTGGAACGGATGGTTACGGTCCTTGTAATCGCTTGTCCCCACGCCCTTGGATTGGCAGTCCCCCTCGTGATTGCGCGGAGTACTTCAATTGGAGCCCAAAACGGGTTGCTAGTTAGAAACCGGCAAGCCCTAGAAGAAGTTAAGCATTTGGACTACGTTTTCATGGATAAGACCGGAACTCTGACCAAGGGGGTCTTTCAACTAAACGATTTGATTAGTACGAGTGACTTATCGAAGCAGGAGCTGGTAAACCTGTTTGCCGACGTGCAAGCCAACTCCAGCCATCCCCTGGCAACCGGATTGGTTAGTGAAGCCAAAAAGCAGGGCTTGACCATCACGCCCGCTACTGACATGCAAGCCATCCAGGGGGTCGGAGTAACCGGAACGGTTAACGGCAAGTTCTACCAGATTGTGACGGCCAAGTACTTGGACGAACACCACTTGCACTATGATCGGAACCAGTTTGAAACCCTCGCGGGCGCTGGAAATTCAGTCAGCTACCTGGTTCAAGATCAGCAAGTACTGGGCTTAACTGCGCAAGGGGACGTGTTGCGGCCTGAATCGCACCGGTTGATGCAACAACTGCAACGGATGCACATTAAACCGGTGATGTTAACGGGTGATAATGAATTAGCAGCACAACGAGTGGCCCATGAACTAGGTGACATTGAGTACCATGCCGAACTCTTGCCCCAGGATAAGGAACAGGTCATTGCCAAGACGCAAGCGCAGGGGAATGACGTGATGATGGTCGGAGACGGAATTAACGATGCCCCGAGTCTCTCCCGGGCGAACATTGGGGTGGCGATTGGAGCCGGAACCGATGTGGCCATTGATTCCGCGGACGTTGTGTTAGTACGTAGTAATCCGGAAGATATCATCAACTTCTTAGACCTCGCCAAGGCTACGAACCGCAAGATGGTTGAAAACCTCTGGTGGGGGGCTGGTTACAACATTATCGCCATGCCACTGGCAGCGGGAATCCTGGCTCCGATTGGGATTATCCTCTCTCCAGCGGTGGGAGCGATCATCATGTCACTGTCAACGGTGATTGTAGCTGTCAATGCTCTGACGTTACATTTAAAAAAAGAAAATTAA
- a CDS encoding CopY/TcrY family copper transport repressor: MPVDITPAEWKIMRLLWSLGPSSTTDIITELQQQSDWTASTIKTLLRRLCAKDLLTTTKDGRQFMYHPQVSEQLAMNDTAEALFSQLCEMHKGQVLLDLVSKSEISRADIEALQAKLAEKLPTAPEEVDCNCLPTRQQSCHEHEKE; this comes from the coding sequence GTGCCGGTGGACATTACCCCGGCAGAGTGGAAGATTATGCGGTTACTGTGGTCGTTGGGCCCCAGTTCGACGACGGATATCATTACGGAATTGCAACAACAGTCGGACTGGACGGCGTCGACGATTAAAACCTTACTACGGCGCTTATGTGCCAAGGACCTGTTGACCACGACGAAGGATGGTCGGCAGTTTATGTATCATCCGCAGGTGAGTGAGCAGCTCGCCATGAACGACACGGCAGAGGCTTTGTTTAGCCAACTCTGTGAGATGCATAAGGGGCAGGTGCTCCTGGATTTAGTTAGTAAGAGTGAGATCAGCCGGGCAGACATCGAGGCGTTACAGGCCAAACTAGCGGAGAAGTTACCAACGGCTCCAGAAGAAGTTGACTGTAACTGCCTGCCGACGCGGCAACAGTCCTGCCATGAACACGAAAAGGAGTAG
- the coaA gene encoding type I pantothenate kinase yields the protein MENFAEYDKQAWADLYPTTLQPIDPQTLEHLKAFNDQVAMTDVQQVYMPLIQLLRGAFDAYRQWQQRKSDFLHQPARTIPFIIGISGSVAVGKSTTARLLQYLLTELLPNRTTQLVTTDGFLYPTKTLQAKGLLARKGFPESYDLPRLINFLLQVKAGEPLVKAPVYSHQTYDLVPDEFTAVRQPDFLIVEGINTLQQPAAAHLYVSDFTDFAIYIDADPKLIETWYLNRFQKLLQTAFTDPNNYFYRYTQDDPDQALARARQTWATVNLPNLRDYILPTRDRANLIIHKGQQHMIDRLYLRNY from the coding sequence ATGGAAAACTTTGCTGAGTATGATAAGCAAGCCTGGGCCGACCTGTATCCGACCACCCTGCAACCGATTGATCCCCAGACGCTTGAGCACCTGAAGGCGTTTAATGATCAGGTGGCGATGACTGATGTGCAACAGGTTTACATGCCTCTGATTCAGCTGTTGCGGGGGGCGTTTGATGCCTATCGGCAATGGCAACAACGCAAAAGTGATTTTTTACACCAACCAGCCCGGACGATTCCCTTTATCATTGGAATCTCTGGGAGCGTGGCGGTGGGGAAATCAACGACGGCGCGGTTGTTACAGTATTTATTAACGGAACTATTGCCGAACCGAACCACCCAGTTGGTTACCACAGACGGTTTTTTGTACCCGACAAAGACGTTGCAAGCCAAGGGCTTGTTAGCGCGCAAGGGCTTTCCGGAAAGTTACGATTTACCGCGGTTAATCAACTTTTTACTGCAGGTGAAGGCGGGGGAACCGTTGGTGAAGGCCCCGGTCTATTCCCATCAGACCTATGATTTGGTCCCGGATGAATTCACTGCGGTGCGGCAACCGGACTTTTTAATTGTAGAGGGGATTAACACCTTGCAACAGCCAGCAGCAGCCCACCTGTACGTGAGCGATTTTACGGACTTTGCGATCTACATTGATGCCGACCCGAAGTTGATTGAAACGTGGTATCTGAATCGGTTCCAAAAACTGTTACAGACCGCCTTTACAGATCCAAATAACTACTTTTATCGTTACACCCAGGATGATCCAGACCAGGCCCTAGCGCGCGCCCGTCAGACCTGGGCCACCGTTAATTTGCCCAACCTCCGTGATTACATTTTGCCAACCAGAGATCGCGCTAATTTGATCATTCATAAAGGGCAGCAGCATATGATTGACCGCTTGTACCTCCGTAATTACTAA
- the helD gene encoding RNA polymerase recycling motor HelD, giving the protein MGAEQDQIRQAEQQHLDFVRQQLKVAERQTATTIMKAKQNQQELEDNFYDDVRLKTSTYEGQMETGVSVRQQQQMLEQRQNRWQSATRDMQTLQKLDQNAYFARVDLQEQGESEPERLYIGLASFVDPDHPDQYLIYDWRAPISSVYYDSGIGQMTYDAPSGPQQVDVSLKRELQIKAGRVTQVFDTDEAVGDRLLLENLEHQSDTKMKSIVTTIQQEQNAIIRDTSSDLLFVQGVAGSGKTAAVLQRVAYLLYRYRGKLTPGQVILFSPNQLFNDYINQVLPELGEQNMVQMTYYQFMRRRVPRLTVETLEQRFDESLTDETQNVTTLKNSLAMFNAVNQYATSLNQTGADFRNIKFQGEIFISKEQIAEIYRSFNANYNLRNRLAATKKELFHILNRRIAAETKQRWVEEAVEGLTSDQIDMLYARAGRTRTDTDQDYRFLAKQLVTAAFAKVRQQIKHNRFFNINQQFVDYLRAVPKLVQLADWHVTPQEWQASVRATVKRFQAGTISMTDVSIYLLLFDLVTGKRPDLKMRYLFVDEVQDYTPFQLAYLQWNYPRAKFTVLGDLNQAIFTRDSSQTLMADLQQLFDPERIRVIKLLKSYRSTAQITNFTKQLLPDGAEIEAYARQGELPIMAITKTKQQALQTLFATIKRNDQAHDTTAVIGKTLAECQQLATALKEAGVAATLLQTENQRLVNGVVIVPAYLAKGLEFDAVVMWNGSAANYPDQSFDKLVYTICTRAMHRLTVISISTPSPIFASVQPETYRLVKE; this is encoded by the coding sequence ATGGGAGCAGAGCAGGATCAGATTCGACAGGCAGAACAGCAGCATTTAGACTTTGTCCGCCAGCAACTGAAGGTGGCGGAACGCCAAACGGCCACCACGATTATGAAGGCCAAGCAGAATCAACAGGAACTGGAGGACAACTTTTATGACGACGTCCGCTTAAAAACCAGTACCTACGAAGGCCAGATGGAAACCGGGGTGTCGGTGCGTCAACAGCAACAAATGCTGGAACAACGCCAAAATCGGTGGCAATCGGCAACTAGGGACATGCAGACGTTACAAAAATTGGACCAGAACGCCTACTTTGCGCGGGTCGACCTCCAAGAACAGGGCGAAAGTGAGCCCGAACGCTTGTACATTGGGCTCGCGTCCTTTGTCGATCCTGATCATCCCGACCAGTATTTAATCTATGACTGGCGGGCTCCCATTAGCAGTGTGTACTACGACAGTGGAATTGGGCAGATGACCTATGACGCCCCCAGTGGTCCCCAACAGGTGGATGTATCGTTAAAACGCGAGCTCCAAATTAAAGCAGGACGAGTGACCCAGGTCTTTGATACCGATGAGGCGGTCGGGGACCGGTTGTTGTTAGAAAACCTGGAACACCAGTCCGATACCAAGATGAAGAGCATTGTGACGACCATTCAGCAGGAACAAAATGCAATCATTCGAGACACCAGTTCCGATTTGTTGTTCGTGCAGGGGGTCGCCGGGTCTGGAAAAACGGCCGCGGTGCTCCAGCGGGTGGCTTATTTGCTCTATCGCTACCGGGGGAAGCTGACGCCCGGTCAGGTGATTCTGTTTTCCCCCAACCAGCTATTTAATGATTACATTAACCAGGTGTTGCCCGAACTAGGGGAGCAAAACATGGTGCAGATGACCTACTACCAGTTTATGCGTCGGCGGGTACCGCGTTTAACGGTCGAAACCCTCGAGCAGCGGTTTGACGAAAGCCTAACGGATGAAACCCAAAATGTAACGACCTTGAAAAACAGCTTAGCCATGTTTAACGCGGTCAACCAGTATGCCACCAGCCTAAACCAGACGGGGGCGGATTTTCGGAACATTAAGTTTCAGGGAGAAATCTTCATTTCCAAGGAACAGATCGCAGAAATTTATCGCAGTTTCAACGCCAACTATAACCTCAGAAACCGGCTTGCAGCGACCAAAAAAGAGTTGTTCCACATTTTGAACCGGCGGATTGCCGCAGAGACGAAGCAACGGTGGGTTGAAGAGGCGGTTGAGGGCTTAACCTCCGACCAGATTGACATGTTGTACGCTCGCGCCGGTCGGACCCGAACGGATACCGATCAAGACTACCGCTTCTTGGCTAAGCAGTTGGTAACCGCGGCGTTTGCCAAGGTGCGGCAGCAGATCAAACACAACCGGTTTTTCAACATTAACCAACAGTTTGTGGACTACCTCCGCGCCGTTCCTAAGTTGGTGCAACTGGCGGACTGGCACGTCACTCCACAAGAATGGCAGGCCAGCGTGCGTGCGACCGTTAAGCGGTTTCAAGCCGGCACGATTAGCATGACGGACGTGTCCATCTACCTGCTCCTCTTTGACTTGGTCACTGGGAAACGTCCCGATCTAAAAATGCGCTACCTATTTGTGGATGAAGTTCAGGATTACACGCCCTTTCAGTTGGCGTACTTACAGTGGAATTACCCGCGGGCCAAGTTTACGGTGCTCGGTGATTTAAACCAGGCCATCTTTACCCGCGATAGCAGCCAAACCCTGATGGCCGACCTCCAACAGCTTTTTGATCCGGAGCGGATTCGGGTCATTAAATTGCTGAAATCTTACCGTTCGACCGCTCAAATCACTAACTTTACGAAGCAATTGCTGCCAGACGGAGCAGAGATTGAAGCGTATGCCCGCCAGGGTGAGTTACCAATCATGGCGATTACCAAGACCAAGCAACAGGCCTTGCAGACGCTCTTTGCGACCATCAAACGCAACGACCAAGCCCACGATACGACGGCCGTGATTGGCAAAACGCTCGCCGAGTGCCAGCAGTTAGCCACGGCCCTTAAAGAGGCGGGCGTTGCGGCAACCTTATTACAGACCGAAAACCAACGATTGGTAAACGGAGTGGTGATTGTACCGGCCTACCTCGCTAAGGGACTGGAATTTGATGCCGTAGTGATGTGGAATGGTTCGGCGGCCAACTATCCGGACCAGTCCTTCGATAAGTTGGTCTACACCATCTGTACCCGGGCCATGCACCGGTTGACGGTGATCAGCATTTCGACGCCGTCGCCCATCTTTGCCTCCGTTCAACCGGAAACGTACCGGTTAGTAAAGGAGTAG
- a CDS encoding histidine phosphatase family protein: MAKINLFFVRHGQTHLNHYHRIQGWSDSDLTDQGVQDAVAAGKQLQRISFDQAYSSDTKRASRTARIILEANPAPLTEPVQKFAFREENFGYFEGNDTGQTWNIVGGPHGCYSYADLIAKFGMEKTRDLIAAADPYGEAETDEQFWHRLQVGLDEIVALAEPGQNILIAAHGTLIKSVVSRFSNLNVADAILNGSVTKVTYNKDQFSVAYYNKKEH; encoded by the coding sequence ATGGCCAAAATTAACCTATTCTTTGTTCGTCATGGACAAACCCATTTAAACCACTACCACCGGATCCAAGGTTGGTCTGATTCAGACCTCACCGACCAAGGAGTTCAAGATGCCGTCGCGGCTGGAAAACAGTTACAACGGATCTCGTTCGACCAGGCCTACAGCAGTGATACCAAGCGGGCCAGTCGAACTGCCCGCATCATCTTAGAGGCCAATCCCGCTCCCCTTACCGAACCCGTGCAAAAGTTTGCCTTTCGTGAAGAAAACTTTGGTTACTTTGAAGGAAACGATACCGGACAAACCTGGAACATCGTCGGAGGTCCCCATGGCTGTTATTCCTACGCGGACCTCATCGCCAAGTTTGGCATGGAAAAAACACGGGATCTGATTGCCGCTGCCGATCCGTACGGTGAAGCCGAAACGGACGAACAATTTTGGCACCGCCTTCAGGTCGGCCTCGATGAGATCGTGGCGCTCGCTGAACCGGGACAAAACATCTTGATTGCCGCCCACGGAACCCTGATTAAAAGTGTGGTAAGTCGGTTTAGTAACCTAAACGTGGCCGACGCCATCTTAAATGGAAGCGTCACGAAGGTCACGTACAACAAGGACCAGTTTAGTGTCGCTTATTACAACAAGAAGGAGCATTAA
- the hflX gene encoding GTPase HflX: MEPTPVITIGLNVNHPHFDYSMEELQQLVVANHMTSVATLTQKLDHPDAGTYFGKGKLTELTDLVNGTGATTIVANDELSPSQIRNIETATSATVIDRTGLILEIFANRARTKEAKLQVQLAKLRYQLPRLRTSASQRLDQQAAGGGLANRGAGETQLELNRRTIEHQITHVRHELKDLQRAYTTQSKRRKENQVKTVALVGYTNAGKSTIMNQLVSRFGTNEEKQVFVKNMLFATLDTSVRNLELPGNKQVLASDTVGFVSDLPHQLVEAFKATLAEAADADLLIQVVDYSDPNQELMMETTTNTLKAIGVPDLPMITVFNKADRTGSRFPERTGANLIMSAQDPASIDELVAMISEQLFADYVQKTYLIPFTAGDLVADLNQNFDVQATAYEASGTKLTVALPATVAIRYQQYEI; encoded by the coding sequence ATGGAACCAACCCCCGTCATTACGATTGGCCTCAACGTCAATCATCCGCACTTTGATTATTCAATGGAAGAATTACAACAACTCGTGGTTGCAAACCACATGACGTCCGTTGCCACCCTCACCCAAAAGTTGGACCACCCGGATGCCGGGACCTACTTTGGCAAGGGCAAGCTGACTGAGTTAACTGACTTAGTGAACGGAACGGGTGCCACCACCATCGTTGCCAACGATGAACTGAGCCCGAGCCAGATTCGTAACATCGAAACGGCGACCTCCGCCACGGTGATTGATCGCACGGGGCTCATTTTAGAAATCTTTGCCAACCGGGCGCGCACCAAGGAAGCTAAGCTACAGGTGCAACTGGCGAAACTGCGCTACCAACTCCCTCGGCTACGGACGAGCGCTAGTCAACGCTTAGACCAACAAGCAGCGGGGGGTGGCTTAGCCAACCGGGGGGCCGGGGAAACCCAGCTAGAACTTAACCGCCGGACCATCGAGCATCAAATTACCCACGTCCGCCACGAACTCAAGGATCTACAACGGGCGTACACCACCCAGAGTAAGCGCCGGAAGGAAAACCAGGTCAAAACGGTGGCCCTCGTTGGTTATACCAATGCCGGTAAATCGACCATTATGAACCAGTTAGTCAGTCGCTTTGGCACTAACGAAGAAAAACAAGTTTTTGTGAAAAACATGCTCTTTGCCACCCTCGACACGAGCGTCAGAAACCTTGAACTGCCGGGTAACAAACAGGTCCTCGCCAGTGATACCGTTGGGTTTGTGAGCGACTTACCTCACCAACTAGTCGAGGCGTTTAAGGCAACCCTAGCCGAGGCCGCTGATGCCGACCTGTTAATCCAAGTGGTTGACTATTCTGATCCGAACCAGGAACTCATGATGGAAACCACCACCAACACCTTAAAGGCGATTGGGGTGCCGGACCTTCCGATGATCACCGTCTTTAACAAGGCAGACCGCACTGGCAGTCGGTTTCCGGAACGAACTGGTGCTAATCTGATCATGTCGGCCCAGGATCCGGCCTCCATTGATGAATTGGTCGCCATGATCAGCGAGCAACTCTTTGCCGACTACGTCCAAAAGACCTACCTAATTCCATTTACGGCGGGCGACTTAGTTGCTGACCTGAACCAAAACTTTGACGTCCAGGCCACTGCTTACGAAGCCAGTGGCACCAAACTAACGGTTGCTTTACCAGCCACCGTAGCCATCCGTTACCAGCAATACGAAATTTAG